ATTATGGTGCGGATTTTGTACATATCGTTTATCATGTTCGTGCATGTTGGTGCGGGTTTGTTGCATTAATTTTCATGAGTGAGATGAGCTACCAGTGCTGTACAAACCAACCTGAACAAGACTTAAAATTTAGTGCAGATATCAAGATAGGCAATTCAAGGcttgtttgataaccattttggtTTTAGTTTATAGTTTTCAACTTTTATTGATAAAGATAGACGGAATGCATATGGAGGAAAGATGTTTGAAGAATGGTGAGATGACGGGTGGAGGAAAGGAGGGAGGAGGGTGTAATGAAGGAGAATGAGAGAAGCAAAAACCTACTCAAaattgttttcgttttagttttcaCTAGCAACGGTGCCCACGCAATGCTACGGGTTGTTAAATAGCATACAACATGTAGAAAGTTATATTTACAACTCTGCTTAACTCAATCTATTTACAACTCTGTCTAACTCAAGAAATAGATAAAAGTTTGTTTCTTATTGAAATATAcgaatttgaatgaaatgtatCAAAGAAGTATAGAGTGGAGCAAACCTTGTAATTTCTGTAAGGTGGGCAGCTGCAATACCGATAGTGATATAATTTGACGGAATCTGGATGTAATCCAACTTGGTTGTTCTTTGTAAATTTGTTGGGAAATGTAGTAGTTGGCTTGAAAATAACAATCAAGACCGTTGAACGAATGAAACGTGAATGATATCAAATCCAATCCAGATACAAAAGATTAAAACCTGTTTCCTTACAGatagacaaaaaaaatattacagtGATTGATTGAATTCTAACACTTGCATCTACATCTCAAGTGGAACCAGcatttacatacaaaaaattaatgACTGCTGGGTGACATGGGATGCAAAACGTTGTATAAATACTATCAAGAGATGTTCCCTGATGGATCTCCAATATCGTCAAATTCAAGCTGGAAAGTTAGCAGGCATGCAGGCACAGAAATGGATAATGCAGGGATGGTTAGTTCTTTACTCAGAATGAATATTTAAGTACTGCAACTTTTCATTAAGTTAATAAAATTCTCACCAATAAATATTTAAGTACTGCAACATTTAACATATTGTTGTTAATGAATTTGCTAATCAATTTCTTACAAACATATTAAGCGCAAGAAAGCCTTCTTTTTgattctttatttattattgtctATTTTCTCTGCTCTAATTTAAACACCAGATTCATCCTAGAAcagaaaaataaggaaaattaagcggaaaaaaagagaaagaaaaaagacatACCTGAAGCACAACCAGCATGAAAACGTCAACACAACAACTGGGAGAACGAACCAAATCATACACCCATGATCACAACCACgacacataaaaataaaaaataaaaataaacgcAGAACACCGTTtgctaaaaataaaatgagaatcAAACCACACAATCACACTTAGAATCCCAACACAAAAAGAAAACCCTACTATTATATAAGCCTCACCCCAGAAAAAATCCAAAGGAAATAGTTAACTCTAAACCTTCAAAATCAGGTAAACCCATATTCAAACAAAAGACCTAACtctaaatacaaaattaaaaacaaaaaagggcaACCAACTCGAAACCTTGAAAATCAACTAAACCtgtgacatcccatatcgcccaggggagtgatccttaaatgtatattcccatccctacctagcacgaggccttttgggagctcactggcttcgggttccgtaggaactccgaagttaagcgagtagcgcacgagagcattcccaggatgggtgacctatcgggaagttctcgtgtgagttcccagaaacaaaaccgtgagggcgtggtcggggcccaaagcggacaatatcgtgctacggtggtggagcgggcccgggaagtggcccccccgggccaggatgtgataatttggtatcagagcctaaccctggtcgcgtgtgtgccgacgaggacgtcgggcccctaaggggggtggattgtgacatcccatatcgcccatgggagtgatccttaaatgtatattcccatccctacctagcacgaggccttttgggagctcactggcttcgggttccgtaggaactcgttaagcgagtagcgcacaagagcattcccaggatgggtgacctatcgggaagttctcgtgtgagttcccagaaacaaaaccgtgagggcgtggtcggggcccaaagcggacaatatcgtgctacggtggtggagcgggcccgggaagtagcccccccgggcggggatgtgataaaacccaaattcaaacaaaataccTAACtctaaatacaaaattaatatatataaaaaaaaaaaaagggcaaccAAAAAGACACACAACTAACCAGAAAACGACAAGAAGGCGGAGTGCGGAGCGCTGGACCAAGGATGAGAAGATGAAGACAGAAAACTGAAGACGAAACAAAAAGAGGCTAAAGAGAGAAGTAGAAAACGAAAGGAAAAAGTAAACAAAGAGAGGACTGAAAACGAAACAAGGAGGGAAAAATCTTGAAACACTACCGATGATCAACACGTGGAAAGTACGTACTGAAAAAGCAGAGCAAAacccacaaaaaagaaaaagaaaaaaaaacggaCTAGAGGCGGAGGAATGAGAGATGTGCACGCAACAAGGACAAAACGGTCAAATCAATGTACAAAATCAACATTAAAAcgaagaggaaggaaaaaatTAGAGGCATTCTCGCCATTTTACTGCTCTAAAATAATACCAGGGGAGtttgagttttagtatatataaataaattttgtgtgtttttccATGTACATATTTCCACTTTCTTCCCACCATCCTTCATCGCTTTTGATTGtccttattttctttcttgtatTTCTCATTTGTTCCAAACAAaatcgaaaactaaaaactaaaaatggtTTTAAGCGGAGCCAAATTTTTATTGGGTTGTAGATGGTCAAGGGACTGAACACATTATCCCCATCCCACCCTAAAACAACAAATCCCATTTTTCTTTAGGGAAAAGGATCCCCTTCGGATTTATTATGTGGGGATCCTAGGTTCCCTATATCTCAGTCGTTCATCGTCTATCGTGCAATAGGTTTTCGTcatgtactatttgtgtttaatttaaaataataagtcaaatgatttctgatcgcaaGACATAAGATAAACGGCTGAGATATGAGAATCCTAAGATCCCCACATAATGGATACGTAGGGgatccttttccttctttttgttgCTCAAAAGAGGATTCGAACTCTAGAGGTTTTACATAGGAAAGAATCTAGGAAAGTACAAATAAACGAAAAGgtaaattatacaaaactacTTCAATTATGGGTCgcgttacaatttcatacatcatgttttaaacattatAATGACATACCTCAATTTACAAATTCGTTGCAATGTCAGATCTTCGTTAAAATTCTGTTATTTTATCTGTTAACTACTGACGTGGCAAAAACAGGGCCACATGTTTAATAACATGGACCAAGATCCTCGCTGGATCCATTCCCTAGGGATCAcgcaatcgtgtccgttcatcgtatatcgtgtggttataaatcatttaaaatttaaaattcaaatataaatagtacctaacgaaaactggtcgcacgatatacaataaacgaacACGATTGCATGATCCCTAGAATCCCTAGGGAAGGGATCCGGCCAGGATCCTGGTTCTAATAACATATCATCaaattgtgccacgtggcaaaataaataatttaaaaaacgtTCAATATTTAATAATGCCAAAAGCAAGAaaacatatttaaaatataattacattAGTTAATTAAACAAAACATACACCAATGAAAAGGATTAAACAATAAACAACCATCTTCCTCTTCCCCCTCCAGTCCCCCAATCCCACGACCACTTCCTTTTCCACCGAGATGCAATCTTAACCCAGAAATAATCCATCGCTGCTCCAACCTGCTGCCTGCAAATCAAATCTAACGAAGCACGCCACCTGCAAATCAAATTTGACGAAGCACCGCACCCCGCCATGTCGAGCGAAGTTAGTATGATATTTGACCAAATCCGCCCTCCTCCTCCGGCAAACTCTCTCGACGGGGGAGGCCGGTTTAGCTTCAAGCCCAATTTAATTTAGAGAGTTGCAGGTCGCTGGTTGATTTTGCATAACCTGTCTCAACCAGTCGGAGTTTCTGCGATTCGAGTACTTATTCGGAGCGGGTGCAAGAACTTGTTTGGGTCAATTGCAGTTCAGTCGCATGGGGAGTCGCCGCTCTCGCTGGAGTTTAAGTTAGTGGAGTTTGGATGGTGGGTTGGAGAATGTGATGCGAACTGGGGAATAAGGTTAGTGGAGCTtatttagtttttcatttttttttcattaattttaattttgttaattaactaatgtaattatattttaaatatgttttcttgttttgtggcattattaaattattaaactttctttaaattttttctttttgcctaGTGGCACAAATTTGATGACATgtcaattataaattttaaataacaaaatagGGTATTAGAAGATCATATTCAAGGATGACAATTTAATTTTCACAATTAAATTTGCATGAGAATTATATTTATTCTTAagggaaaattagaatccccCTACTATCACATTGCGGCCTGGGATCCACCACATCCTGGGTCTGCTttatcaccgtagcacgatattgtccgctttgagtcCCGATCACATCTTTACGATTTTTCCTAGTGGCACAAATTTGATGACATgtcaattataaattttaaataacaaaatagGGTATTAGAAGATCATATTCAAGGATGACAATCTAATTTTCACAATTAAATTTGCATGAGAATTATATTTATTCTTAagggaaaattagaatccccTACTATCACATTGCGGcctggggtccaccacatccggGGCCtgctccatcaccgtagcacgatattgtccgctttgggcctcaaccacaccttcacggttttgtttctgggaatttacacgagaatttcccagtggtcactcatcatgggagTGTTatcgcgtgctactcgcttaacttcggagttcctctggaacccgaagccagtgagctcccaaaagaccttatgctaggtagggatgagaatatatatataaagatcactcccctgggcgttgtgggatcttacaatccacctccttagggacccgatgtcctcgtcgacacttacaatccaccccccttaggggccggatgtcctcgtcgacacaccatAGCCagagttaggctctgataccaaattgtcacatttcGGCTCGaggtccaccacatcctgggccagctccaccaccgtagcatgatattgtccgctttgggctccgaccatgccctcactgttttgtttctgggaactcacacgagaacttcccagtggatcacccatcatgggagtgctctcgcgcgctactcgcttaacttcggagttcttatggaacccgaagccaatgagctcctaaaaggcctcatgctaggtagggatgagaatatacatataaggatcacttccctgggcgatgtgggatcttacaattcACCCTCCTTAGGgccccgatgtcctcgtcgacacaccacgGTCagagttaggctctgataccaaattgtcacatctcggcttagggtccaccacatcccgggcccgctccaccactgtcgCACggtattgtccgctttgggccctgaccatgccctcacggttttatttatgggaactcacacgagaacttcctagtggattacccatcatgggaatgctctcgcgcgctactcgcttaacttcggagttcttatggaacccgaagccagtgaactcccaaaaggcattGTGCTAGGTatggatgaaaatatacatataaagatcactctcctgggcgatgtgagatcttacacctacattttttctatattatttagattaaacatctgtgcctttttaaaatttaattaaaacacttttaCCCTTAGTCacctctattttttaaaattaaaataatttttgaatttatcattttatctgCATTGATGcatttttccttatttagtgatgatattagtaattaaactatattttctcttcttccaaatatgtttttttttgttatgttatgcaaacatttaatcttatttgtttttccaaatggttttttctttttcaaatagttggtgatcGACATAAAGCtccatgtaatttttttcaattttttttgtgaaattataatttttttggtatttttttttaagtatagttgttgacgaattattattaggtacaatacATTACCTATATATTATCTGCGTGTACGTACAAAAATCATTGATTGGTatgtttatttgcaattttgatacgtttgatttgatatatattgttaatattggtacattatttttattttggtacgtttcattttgtacacattgtgtgttggtatgtttatattattctcaatcctattttctcttatcgtactaaaaacaaaacttatttcggtacgtttgattttggaggatttaaaaatattttaaactattttggaaagaaaatatcttaaatcgtAGATAATTATGGCTAAATTGTAgaattattgtgaaaataaattgaatccaaccaacttttttttttttacagttatcTGTAAAGGAGGAGAGTGTAATCAAAATGCTAGATTATAGGAAAAGTGTTACGGTCTAATGTGCatatagcaccaaaattatgacaaaaaaagtttaatcaaatcactaaaaAGCATGGATGTTTAatctagaaaattcaaaactgagGCGCCTATATCAAAAAATTCCTTTACAAAGACAATTCAAACCAAACTCTACCTCTACATGTCATCCGCCACTCAAAAACGCAAACCTTAGATATTTTAAGAGGCCTTACAAGACAAAGAGCCAACTAGTTGGGAAATCAATCTAGACATGATCACCAACCGCATTACAAGCAGCTGTCTCTTTGTACTCTTCTTCATCCATCGTATCACAAATTCCTCTCCCTCTTGTCTCTGGCAAACAAACCACAAACCACCCACAAACCCCAATCACAACCCCAAACACTCCATACGACAAGAACCCACCGTTGTCTCTCCCCGCGGCCGCCAGCATGGGACTAAAAACGCCTCCTAACACCACCGCCTGCCTCACCATCGAAAGAGCCGAGTTCCTCACGCAAGTGGGAAATAGCTCAATTGTAAATAGAAGCAACACATTGAAAGCCAAGCATGCGCTGAAAAAAGACACCAGCTCGAACCCTATTTGCAACCCTGTCCATATCGGATGGATACCTTTTAACACGGACATGATGCTACAGAACCCACTAAGAACAGTGTAAACCAAGATTGAGGTTTTTCTGTTCATTTTGTCGATGAAAAATAATGCGATTAATGAAGCTGGCAATTCGGACAAGGCGTTGAGTGTGACGCCTAAGTAGAGATCGAATTCCAAGCTTCCCAAAGCTAATGGCATGCCATAATACACCATTCCGATACCACAGCCGATTGCCATAACCGCGGACAATCTCCGAAAAGCCCATTTTCGCTTCACCAAAGCGTTGATTGCAGAGTAGAGATCGACGTTCCCTGTTTCATGCTCAAAGGACAAGCTCGAAATAAAGCTCGAGGTAAGTGCTGTTTTGGTTGTAGTACTATTGACGGGTGCAATGTATTTTAGGGTTTCAATTGCGTCTTCTTTTCGACCTCGCACGAAGAGCCATCTTGGTGACTCACGAACCAAAAAATGAACCGTTATCGAGTACAATAATGTGGGGATTGAGGTCCAAAAATAGAGTGTTCTCCATGAGTGAGCTCTATGAGCGTATGCTATAGTTGGGAGGGAGAGAAACCCTAGAGTGAAGCAGAAGAATCCCATAACACCAACCTGACCCCGCCAACGATTTCCGACGAGCTCTGTGGATAAGACAAGGGCGGAAGTACCGATGGTGGCACGGGCAAACCCGGTGATGAATCGGAGGACGGAGTACATCCATATGTTGGTGGAAAAGGCAGTGAGGAAGGTGGATAAAGACATGATGAGACATGAGAGAAAGAGCATGTTTTTGCGACCTAGTGAGGTGTCAGCAAGTGAGGCCAGGGTCAGCCCGCCAATTAAACAGCCTATGAAGAAGGCTGAGGCCGGCAGTCCCGTGATGAGTGACGACGAGCACTCGAGGCCCCATTCGGAGATGATGGAAGTGTGTTTGGCCCTGTCCCAGGCCCATGAGTTTTGAGGAAGTTGACAAATGTTGGAGGCTGAGTTGCATGAGTTGGGTAGCTCAGTGAGGTGGGTGCAGTGCCATGTTGGCACAGAGTCAGTGAAGACAGCGATGAATGTTTGTTGGGCATCAAAGAACCATGAGAATGCTACGAGGATGGCTTGGAGAAATTGGGCCCATCCAAAATCTCCGATGCACCGCTCGATGATGGAGTCGAGGGATGGGAGGTGTTTGTGGAGCAGAGGGGTTTCTGGCTCAGCCGAGTTTGGTTCGGAGAGAAGAGGGGTTGAATCGGCCATTTGGTTCAGAGCTAAAAGAAAAGGTTTGAGATATGATGGTGAAATACAATTAAGGTTTTTATATAGCTAGAGGAAACAAACGGAGCTAAAAAGAAAAGGTTTGAattgacaaaaaacaaaaaaaaaaaggtttgaacTCTGGGCGAACTTTGTCAAAGTTGTCGTGGATAATGTTAATTAGTTGTCAATTGTCATTGATCATGTAGCTTATTGTCTTACTGCCATTTAAATAAATGAAGATGTGAAAGAATAAAAAACGATGTATCATACAGCTGTTTCATTAATTCGGTAGGCTAGTACAAAGACACACCAAAGTTGGATCATACAGATATAAAAGAAAGAGATGTATCATCGTTTCTCAAGCATATCACATGTAATATTAATAGTCTAGGTGcgataataaatggcaaacatCCAATTGAGTGTAAAGTATGAAGTTTTTAGCCGGCTGCGCACAATGTGGCTCACGTTACTAGATATTGGCTCCTTACAAGTCAAATTTTCATGACATCATTTAAtcatataatttcataatttgaattATTTATTCTATTTGTCATCATGTAAAAATCATCTCTAAAAAATAttctatttgatttaaatacTATTTAGTTATTCATACAAATCAAACTAGATGACGGTAAATCACGATGATATTACTTGTTATCAGAATCATCTATTTATTCAACAAATATGGATGACTAAAAATAATCTTCACCTTAAATAGATTTTCTAAGAGATGATCTTTAGATAATTAACGGTTTGGATAATGACGCTTGTATACGAGGAAAAAATGTTAGGTCGTCAATAGGTCCTGACATGCACGTGAGGAGTTAGTTAAGTATATCTCACGTTATTAACCCATCTTAGCATATATTTCTCTATTTACTTATCACGTGACAAGTCATGTAATGGGTTAAATAAAAACGATTAATAAGAGTATGAATCCGTTGCAAGCAAGTTTGTTCTCACCACAATGAAAACAAGATTTATTGTTGGAAAAAGTACTTGTATCTTTATACATACCTAAATATTCGTAGTGTAGATTTGATCATTTCATGGATTTGAATATTTGGAAGTCCATTTAATACTAACACAGCAACACAAGACACATATTGTTTGAAGCTCAGATCGTATAATATTAATAGAAAACTAGTTCTAATGCAAATAAATTGATGGCAATGTGTGTCAGACCACATGAATTTTATACCTAATCATGCCTTGCACATGGAAACGTTTTAATGGTTGAAAATCGCAAGGCTCAACATTCGTGAAGAGAAACATACAAAAAAGGGTGGTAGgtcgaaattgatgaaattaaattaattagcaacACTCTGGCATAGCCTCTTAATCGGAACAACCTTCAATGGTTTTGAGCTTTTGGTTTTCAAGATGATCACCACCGCTTGCAAATTAGCTAgcaaaatcttttattattaaatatataCTTTGCAGCCCACTGGATATATGATTTTGTTGGGAttttattgcataattactgaGAAAAATATGATTTGTATATCCCACTGGATATATAATTTTGCTGGTCCATGGTAACACAAACTGGAGCTCCACTGGCAATGGACTAAACACTGGTCCCGACAACAAACACCAAGGCCTGCCTAAACAATGAGGTTGCAAGCACAGATCCTCACACATGTGGGGAAAGACTCTGTTGTGTAAATCAGCAACACAATATTGTATGCAGTAGAGGCAGTTAAAATATGAAGCCAACTAATCCAATCTATTCCCTTTTGTTTACTGGCTATTGCGCCGCACAGTACCAGTGTTGAAATTTATCAACACAAAGTCCCACTTGCTATTTACTAAATTACTATAAAAAAATCCCAGTGCTAAATCTCAAGGTTATCCAAGTGACTTGTAGTTGAAATGGTTAAGAGTGTTTATCCCTGCACCCGAGGTATGGTGTTCATTTTCCTTTTACGCAGTATCATtgtatagaaagaaaaaaaatccctaAGTGATCAACCCCCAATCACATCCTATGTTTTCTCAAATAGGGTCTTATGTTATGAGTATATAGCAGTAGTTATTGTTTTGAGCATAtatgcatcatgcatgcaatgTGATGAACAAATCTTACCAAAGAAAAACTAACATTGAATAACAATTTTGTgttcttaatttatttgatgGATTATTGAGTCCCTCCTACCATTATTCCATGAGAAAAGAAACGTTCAACATTAATTGAGACATGAATAGGCCAATGTTTTCTCCTCGATGAGCTCTTTTGCAGTTGCATCTAGCTTTCCCCTTGAGAAATCGCCAATCTTGAGTCCtgcattcaaaataattaaaagttgaTCAATTGGTGAGTGCACAGAAACAGCCTCATATAGAGGATGAGTTTTTACGTAGAAAATGTCTTAAACACTTCAGAATATTGAATGCTGAAATATCAAATGGGATCGATACATGGTTAAATCTATCCATGAACCGTAAATATGAAGTTTTCAGCAACGACAAGCATCAGCTCAATGCGTTTGAATCTATTCCAACTTTATTTTCCAGAACCATTTCTCGGATATGAAGATATTTGATTATCCTTAATGACAGTAATTTGTTGCTGCCTAAACATGATTTGAGTTCAACACTCGGAATTTTGATCGCTGAAGGAAGATATGATCTTATAACTTACCCTGCACAATTGACCATTGTCCTTTATCACATGTAACAGGGAAGGAGTAGATTAGGCCTTGCTGGATTCCATAAGAACCATCAGAGTACACACCCATTGAAACCCATGTCCCCTGGAtgacattcaaagaagcaaagaaatattaaatttgtataaagtatatgaagaaacaaaaaaaaaaaaaaaaaaaaaattagctttGAAAGAAAAGAATACTGATAAAGATAGCAAGCAACCTTAGGAGTCCCAAGAACCCAATCACGTATGTGATCACAAGCAGAACTGGCAGCAGACAATGCACTGGATAGCTTCCGAGCCTTAATAATGGCTGCACCGCGCTGCTGCACAGTGGTGATGAACTCGGTATTtaacctaaataaaaaaaaatgacagcATATTAGTGACACAAAATAGTAAGTTGATGAATGAAAGGTAGGAAATTTTGTCCTTCCATAGTTGAACAACAAATAGACACCATTTCATGCTGGCCCTTTCTATTTATCAAACTGGATGAAGAATTTGTGCAAAGGAGAGGACAAGTTTCTAGCTTCGAACACCCAAAATTCTCCATGTTCTATATTTGAGCATTTTGtcatttcaaaatatttataatGAATTTTAGAGTCAGAAAAATTAGAGTTACCATTGATCATTAGCCACAAGTTCCCTGACAGGTTTCTCTCCGCTGCTAGTGGTGACAGTTGCATGATTGACATCAGGATACTGAGTTGAAGAGTGATTTCCCCAGATGATAACATTCTTTACATCACCAACATGAACATTTAGCTTCTCGGAGATTTGTCCCAAAGCTCTGTTATGATCTAATCTTGTAAGACATGTGATGTTCTTCTCTGGGATTTTAGGTGCATATTCTTTCAAGATGAGTGCATTAGTGTTTGCTGGGTTCGCAACCACTAGAACCTATGGTAGAAGCAATGAAACTGCATCAGCTTTAGATAataaaagataataaaaaagtAATGTGGTATGCACGTATTTCGTTCTGCTTCTCACCTTGACATCTGAAGCGGCATGCTTTTCTAGTGCTGAAGCTTGAGCCTTGTAGATTGATACATTTTTTGACATCACATCCTTCCTTTCCATACCTTCCTTCCGTGGGAATCCGCCGACCATAACTGCAATATTGACATCTTTACAAGCTTCCTGAGCATCTGTTGTAGCAACAACACCTACAAACATGTATACGGCAAAGTTTAATAAGAATGATCCTCAAAGGGAGTATTATGCGTTCAAGATCAGACTTTACCTTTGAGAAGAGGAAAGGCAGCATCAATTAGTTCCATTTTCACCCCATTCAAGGCTTCAGCTGCTGGTTCAATATCAAGCATGTGCAGAATTACAGGTTGGTCAGGGCCTAGCATGACCCCCCTCGCAATCATCGGAACAATAGCATACCCTATTTGCCCTGTTCAACATCAAGTATGAACCTTCAGCGAGTTTTCAAGAATTCGGAATTCGGAACACAAGTTTTACATTTAAAAGCATGACCCTTTTCATAACCCTAAAAAGCTGACAAACAATTATTAGAATGGTATGGCAAGTATTTTCAATATCATAAAATTGGACATTAAGATTATCTATAAATTCAAGAAATCTTCCAAGACTGGTTTATCGATATGAGAATATATGGCATGCCTGCAGCACCAGTGACCAAAACAATCACAGGATCCTTCTCCATACTCAAGAAGCTCCACATGTATTTTACGAGCTTCCAAAAGAAGGCAATAGTGAACAGAACAACCAAACTTTTCTGAACCAGTACCACATTCATATTCTCCATTTTCTGAAGCAGTGCTACAATATTCTCCATTTTCTCAAGAAACAAACAGATATGCAACAAACAATTCCCGTTAAAATCAAAATAATCCAACCCTAAGTTTTTATAGAGGTCTAAAAATACCATCCATGAGAAGAAGAATCTACAGCGAACAGAGACACCTCTTCAACAAAGCAATCAGATACCAAAACAAAGTCCACAAGATATTTATAAATACAGAATTCTTAATAATTATATTCCAAAGAAAAGAACATGTCCTTCTGTTTGGCCTCCTCCAGAACCAAGGAATAcaagaaattaata
This genomic stretch from Pyrus communis chromosome 2, drPyrComm1.1, whole genome shotgun sequence harbors:
- the LOC137726183 gene encoding organic cation/carnitine transporter 3-like, with protein sequence MADSTPLLSEPNSAEPETPLLHKHLPSLDSIIERCIGDFGWAQFLQAILVAFSWFFDAQQTFIAVFTDSVPTWHCTHLTELPNSCNSASNICQLPQNSWAWDRAKHTSIISEWGLECSSSLITGLPASAFFIGCLIGGLTLASLADTSLGRKNMLFLSCLIMSLSTFLTAFSTNIWMYSVLRFITGFARATIGTSALVLSTELVGNRWRGQVGVMGFFCFTLGFLSLPTIAYAHRAHSWRTLYFWTSIPTLLYSITVHFLVRESPRWLFVRGRKEDAIETLKYIAPVNSTTTKTALTSSFISSLSFEHETGNVDLYSAINALVKRKWAFRRLSAVMAIGCGIGMVYYGMPLALGSLEFDLYLGVTLNALSELPASLIALFFIDKMNRKTSILVYTVLSGFCSIMSVLKGIHPIWTGLQIGFELVSFFSACLAFNVLLLFTIELFPTCVRNSALSMVRQAVVLGGVFSPMLAAAGRDNGGFLSYGVFGVVIGVCGWFVVCLPETRGRGICDTMDEEEYKETAACNAVGDHV
- the LOC137726761 gene encoding malate dehydrogenase-like isoform X2; this translates as MENIVALLQKMENMNVVLVQKSLVVLFTIAFFWKLVKYMWSFLSMEKDPVIVLVTGAAGQIGYAIVPMIARGVMLGPDQPVILHMLDIEPAAEALNGVKMELIDAAFPLLKGVVATTDAQEACKDVNIAVMVGGFPRKEGMERKDVMSKNVSIYKAQASALEKHAASDVKVLVVANPANTNALILKEYAPKIPEKNITCLTRLDHNRALGQISEKLNVHVGDVKNVIIWGNHSSTQYPDVNHATVTTSSGEKPVRELVANDQWLNTEFITTVQQRGAAIIKARKLSSALSAASSACDHIRDWVLGTPKGTWVSMGVYSDGSYGIQQGLIYSFPVTCDKGQWSIVQGLKIGDFSRGKLDATAKELIEEKTLAYSCLN
- the LOC137726761 gene encoding malate dehydrogenase-like isoform X1, translating into MAKNPVRVLVTGAAGQIGYAIVPMIARGVMLGPDQPVILHMLDIEPAAEALNGVKMELIDAAFPLLKGVVATTDAQEACKDVNIAVMVGGFPRKEGMERKDVMSKNVSIYKAQASALEKHAASDVKVLVVANPANTNALILKEYAPKIPEKNITCLTRLDHNRALGQISEKLNVHVGDVKNVIIWGNHSSTQYPDVNHATVTTSSGEKPVRELVANDQWLNTEFITTVQQRGAAIIKARKLSSALSAASSACDHIRDWVLGTPKGTWVSMGVYSDGSYGIQQGLIYSFPVTCDKGQWSIVQGLKIGDFSRGKLDATAKELIEEKTLAYSCLN